From the genome of Megachile rotundata isolate GNS110a chromosome 3, iyMegRotu1, whole genome shotgun sequence:
TTGGAATACTTAGATTTGGTGGAACGTTATCCAGCCCCACCCTCTTACGTTCGTGGGCACCTCTTCAAATTGTTCCAACACACGTACGTACCAGTTTTCgtaatgaattttattgttaaaagaTTTTTATTTCCGTGTTGATGTTCGGGTAAAAGTCGTATcattaattacaatataaatcGATTTATGCGTTCAGCGTTCTTTTAACTAGAGAGTAGACTTTGTTTAGcagaaaataaagaagaaagagaaaatttGGCCAGGAACTCTACCATGGAATCCTTTAAAAGCGTCGTGTATGCCCTGAGGAACCGGTATCTGCCCTACCACGAAGGACGACTAACGTGGCAAGAAGAGACACCCGGTCGGTCTAATAGTACTATCATGTTTCCATCACTCATCTTCACTGtcattttacaattaattcgAAGAATAGAATTCCTTCTCTCCCTCCATCAGCTGCATGCTTCCCTTCTACCATCTTTCTATATCAACATTCCGTTACTATATCATTTTTTGAACGCCAACATGTTCACGTTATTCTACGTTCTAGAATATAACTTGAAACTACCTCCGTGGCTATGTCAACCTTACGTGCGTCATCCCCCGGAAGAGCGTGTACAGAGGTTGGAAACGGAGAAACTTGAAGCGGTTAGTGTCCCtgtctgataaaaaaataattccacTATCATCTAACCGTTCTTCTGTTTTTTGTACGGTCAGCAACGGGAAGAAACGGTTAAAAGGAAATTCAAGGACGACGAAGGAAACGAGATATCGCGGAAACGTTTAAAGAAGCTCAGACGGATAGCGCGACGTCCCAACAGACCGACTGTTGTTGTGAAAAGAGGATCCGAATTGTGTCGTGATTGTCCGAATCCAGTGGTACGAGTTTATTCTTCCCTTTTTCTTTAAAACTTTCATgtgttaaaatcttttaattccACTTTTCTGTTTATTCTTTGAAGGGTCTGAAATGCGTTCATAAATTGTGCCGTCAGTGCTGTAGAAATAAGTGTTTCACGGAAAACCTGGATTGCGTCGGACACAGAAACTTAACCAAAACTAGAAGACAAATGGCGATAGAATTCGCTGCGAAACGAAAAACTATCGATGATACGATATGACGTTGTACGATATTCTAAAtcctaaattataaataaaaactgAACGATCGTGTACGCGTCGTCTTCGTATATTCACGAAAGTCGAACATGACGGAACTTTATGGAGTCGAGTGAAAAATATGGATGTAAATTACATCGTTTCGCACCCGTTTACGAATCCGTGCAATATTTCTGTTTTACAAGTTTCTTTTCTCCGGTATACTGTATAAATTGGTGGCAATTGTATCAAATATATTGGTTATTCGTGAATAATTGGTAACTTTGGCATAATCATTTAACAACAACGTATAACGACCGTACCTAATCATTAttactatttacaaatttatgctACAAAATGTAAGTTTTGTCGCAAACTTTTCTTTGCGTACACCGATGGTAACTTGTACGTAACGATCGTTTATAATTTCTCTAAAGCCAATCACCATCGTTACGAGGTTGAAGACGGCGTGatcaatttgtataatattctaTGAACATTGTTCTCTTTTTCCTCCTGAAGTACTGAGCCTGTCTCTTTCTTGTCACCGTACCAATGTTTCTTACTTAGAAGCATAAAAACCATCAGCAAAGGTAGATGAATCAATGAGAAACGGAACAGTTTGCGCGAAGTTCCGCTGTCCGAATGTTGGTGAAACTTCCAAGCTATAAAAGAAAGTATTCGTTGATGATTGATTTCGGATAATTGAGGGATACACGTTTTTATCGACGTACCGAGGTACAGAAAATATACGTTGAGCGGCGTCGATGCGGCGGCAAACCACCAATTCGTTACGTCTAACGCGGGTGCCAAGTAGCAAAGACCTGTTAGTATGCCGGTATAACGTAAAGCTGTATCTCGACAAAGCTTTGGATTCGTAACCGCCATCATTCTGTAACCAGCACGCGAATAATCCGGTCTCAAATTCCATGACAGAGCATTGAAATGTGGGAACTGCCATGCGTATAACAATCCCGACATTATCCAAGCACCAGGTGACATCACGTCACCGACGCATGCAGCCCATCCCATTAACGGTGGTATGGCTCCAACTgaacaattaaaagaaatttgaaTTAGTATCGTTAAAGACGTTCGCACGAACGGTATGCTTACCTACAGAACCCACCCACGTATTTAAAATACTAATTCGTTTCATTGGAGTATATACAAGGGTGTAAAGAATCAAATTAGCTGCGCCCAACGCGGCTGTTAGTCCGTTAACTTGGCTATACAACAATAACAGTCCACTGACACCTGATACAGTAGCAAAAATTATGGCATGACCTGGACTAgtgaaaaaatttaattgtaaatgaCATATTGgcattatatcatttttaatgttGAACAATTATACTGCACATACGTCAAGTGACCTCTGACTAGAACTCTGTTTTTTGTTCTTGACATTTGGGCATCAAAAGGAACCTCAAAAAACTGGTTAATAGCATTTGCTGTCGCAGAAACTAAACCAGTTCCAACAGAGCATGCGAGAAATGTTGAAATATCAAAAGCTCCAGGGGCTATTGCATAGCCTCCCATTGTCGTTATCACTACCAAGGCTGAAAATAATCCCAATAATCTAGAGTCCTATATTTAACATAATCATGAGTAAACTTACACGTCAATCTTATCTTAGACAGCATGAAGCAATGCTTTTGTAGTTTGCTAGAATCCAACTCCAGGTATCGCCATTCTTGTTCCTCTTTCGAACGCGCCTCTTTTCCAACCCCATCGCTGACGCGTGTAGCAGCTTTCGGATGGACAGAATCAATTAAATTCACTGAAGCTGTCCGACCTCGTAAACTTTTTGTGTCTGGTATAATTTTTTGCTGCGTCTGGGTAGCAGACAATTTATGTGCGGTTGACGTGGCATTAGTGGAGTGCTATAACCAGATTTAGATACCATTAATGTCGACTTCAACATTTGCGACTACTTCGAAAATAGCAACGTGCGTACTTTGACAGTCGATAATTTTAACGACGACAGGCAGATGTTTCTGGAAATTCTGATCGAGCAGAGAACAAATACCATGATAAAAATATGTTGTACAATGATCACCGGTTCATTTTCTGTACCTGAAAGAAAGGTGCCAATATACTTTTTAGGAGGTTAGAAATCGATAGCGAAAGGTTACATTGATATTTCTAAGATTCATAGAAACGAAACCTACTGCAACTTACATCGTGACAGTTGTACTTgttttataacttttatttattgttacataATAAAAGTTGAAAGAAACGCCCATTCCGCCGAAAATTTAAACAACCTTACTATATCGTACATCGATGTCCCTCTGTACTGTTGTTCACCTTAGCTAATTCGAAATCCCCATCATTCGTTGAAATCCCTAACCGGGAATGGAAacgatgtaaaatatatttcaaagttcACCTAAAAATATCAACGCATGATTAGGACGAATGAGAAGCTTTATAAATGGTCACGAGGGAGAGTATAATTTTTTGCGCATCTCGGCTCAGTTCAGAACACTCTCTATTATGGTACCAACTTATCACCATGTTTCTTACTTCGTCGTTATATATACGGCGAACAAAAATACAATAGTACGAGAAGAAGCAATAATGTAGTCGTTCCAATTGAACATGTCTACTGAAATAAAAGATCACTAAGTATATATAAACATTTATCACTACATTCATAATGCGCATGCGCGTTACTCTTGGTTATGAAAAGAAAACTCGAAAATAAAATGGATACGCTTGTAATTtaatgtacaatattatttaactaCGCACTATATTAGATATGCATAGATAAAAGATCAAGAAAAGTTGTaatcatattttaaatacaaaatattcatgTGTGACCGtacttcgattcgattcgattcgacttCAGTTCATTCGATTCGACTCGACCACTGTGTTCATTACTGACGGAAaacgataaaatttaaaatcgatTAGTGAGAAACGATTGAAAAACGAAGTTTATAAGACTCACATCTATGCAAATACAGATGTAAAGTGTTTATTAACGCAGTTGTGAGTTATGTAAATATAACGAGATACGCATGAGAAGTTCAAAAATGAACCGCAGTTTTTACTATGTTTACGCACGCGTGCGTATAAACGAAGGCGATAGCGCGAAGAATAGGAGGCAAGGGAAGTGAGGAAAACACGTTGACAAAATTCGTGAAGGTTATCGAATAAGGATCCTACAGAGAAGAAATTTATTCTCGGGAAAATAACCTGAATGATTTCGATGGATGTCAAAAGTTGTTAGACCGTTCGTGTACCGTGATCAAGAATTAGTCGAAGGATCGTGTACGCTTGAAGAGGAAAAACGAAACAGGACAGGCCGGCCGGATCAGAACGGAAAGAAGAATGATAAGGTTATATCAGTGTACGTTCCATGATGCTTAATGGCTTTTCGTTTTAATGAGGGTATCGTTGGTATTACAGAGGAAATATTACTCAGAATAAAAGAACGTAACCGAAGAATCGGAAGGAAATACATATCGGTATGACGCTGAATCAGCCAAATACAATGTTTGCAGCTGTCGGATCAGCTGTATTTTACGGATTATCGTCGTTTATGATCACGGTTGTAAATAAGACGGTGTTGACGTCATTCGAATTCCCGTCGTTTCAAATACTTGGTATAGGACAAATGTTGTCTACTATCCTATTGCTGTTCGTTGCGAAGAAGTTACGTTACGTCGAGTTTCCTAACCTAGAAGTGACAACGTTCGCGAAGATATGGCCGTTACCGGTCATCTTTATCGGTAACATGATCTTTGGATTAGGCGGTACCAAGCAACTGAGTCTTCCGATGTTCACGGCTCTCAGACGATTCAGTATTCTGATGACGATGATCGCCGAATATTACGTTCTCGGAGCAAAGGCGCGCGTTTCCGTTCAGCTGAGCGTCTATACGATGATCATTGGGGCAATGGTGGCGGCGCTGAACGATCTCGCGTTCAATTTGAAGGGGTACGTGTTTATCCTGTTGAACGACTTCTTCACCGCCGTTAACGGTGTCTACATGAAGAAGAAACTGGACAAGAAGGAACTGGGAAAATACGGATTGATGTACTATAATTCGTTGTTCATGGTCGTGCCAGCGATCGCGATTTCGTGTTGGATGGGAGACGCGCGTTCCGCCCTGGAATTTCCCTATTGGTACGACGTTTTCTTCCTCGTGCAATTTGGACTTTCTTGCGTGATGGGATTCGTGCTGTCCTACAGTATGATTCTTTGTACGCTTTACAACTCTGCATTGACTACAACTATAATCGGATGTTTGAAAAACATTTGCGTCACATATCTCGGAATGGTTATCGGCGGTGATTATATCTTTACCTGGTTAAATTTCATAGGATTGAATTTGAGCGTAGTCGGTAGTTTGGTATACACATGGGTGACGTTTCGCAGAAGAGAGCCCATCGAACCAAAGTATTCTCCGCTTATCGAAGATCAAGCGTCAAAAATCGAAGCCGTATGATCGATTCATCGACTCGTTTCATTCCGCCGCGCCGTGCCGATCGTTTTCTTTCCGATTCGGTCATTTTTCCGTCCGATTTTCTTGGTCACGGTCACGTTCACAGCCTCGGAAGGGAAACGGGAGATCCGAGCGGAAGAAAGAAACGAACGAGTATGACAGCGACGACAAGCGACATCGTACCAAAGCAAACGAATCTCTCGTTACCGGACAGAACGCGTACACGGTATACAATAGTGCCATAGCGTGTTCGTTGAACGGACAGCGTTGACCGCGACGTTTCCTGTAATAAAACTTGTACATACATACGCATACATAGATAGATTTTTGAAAGGTACAATATCACTGAAGTAACGTGTACATAAGAAAGAATTCtcgaaaaaataaatgttatttacgAAGAAAAGAAACGATCGATCGTTATTGTCCTCGGTTGGTTACAGG
Proteins encoded in this window:
- the Cox10 gene encoding cytochrome c oxidase assembly factor 10, with the translated sequence MVFVLCSIRISRNICLSSLKLSTVKHSTNATSTAHKLSATQTQQKIIPDTKSLRGRTASVNLIDSVHPKAATRVSDGVGKEARSKEEQEWRYLELDSSKLQKHCFMLSKIRLTSLVVITTMGGYAIAPGAFDISTFLACSVGTGLVSATANAINQFFEVPFDAQMSRTKNRVLVRGHLTPGHAIIFATVSGVSGLLLLYSQVNGLTAALGAANLILYTLVYTPMKRISILNTWVGSVVGAIPPLMGWAACVGDVMSPGAWIMSGLLYAWQFPHFNALSWNLRPDYSRAGYRMMAVTNPKLCRDTALRYTGILTGLCYLAPALDVTNWWFAAASTPLNVYFLYLAWKFHQHSDSGTSRKLFRFSLIHLPLLMVFMLLSKKHWYGDKKETGSVLQEEKENNVHRILYKLITPSSTS